The following are encoded together in the Conger conger chromosome 11, fConCon1.1, whole genome shotgun sequence genome:
- the pole3 gene encoding DNA polymerase epsilon subunit 3, translating to MAERPEDLNLPNAVITRIIKEALPEGVNVSKEARRAISQAASVFVLYATSCANNFAMKAKRKTLNAGDVMAAMEEMEFERFLQPLREALEAYKKGLKGKKEASEQKRKDKEKKTDAEENDKSREEENLEEEDENMEEDQEGENEGEEEVEN from the exons ATGGCAGAAAGACCAGAGGACCTCAATCTTCCCAACGCTGTCATCACGCGCATTATTAAAGAGGCG TTGCCAGAAGGAGTGAATGTCTCCAAAGAGGCAAGGAGGGCCATCTCACAAGCTGCCAGCGTGTTCGTCCTGTATGCCACGTCATG TGCGAATAACTTTGCCATGAAGGCCAAGAGGAAGACGCTCAATGCGGGGGATGTGATGGCCGCCATGGAGGAGATGGAGTTTGAGCGCTTCCTGCAGCCTCTGAGAGAGGCCCttgagg CCTACAAGAAGGGGCTGAAGGGGAAGAAGGAGGCATCCGAACAGAAACGCAAAGACAAGGAAAAGAAGACCGACGCAGAAGAGAATGATAAGAGCAGGGAGGAGGAAAacctggaggaagaggatgagaaCATGGAGGAGGATCAGgaaggagagaatgagggagaggaggaagtggAGAACTAA